One genomic region from candidate division KSB1 bacterium encodes:
- a CDS encoding FKBP-type peptidyl-prolyl cis-trans isomerase → MSPKMAVLLLLWLVLSCSRHEKSSAPTSQKLTTTREKFSYALGYDFGPNMEHIKSGVDLQFFMRGLEDYLNKKEALVPMEERQRLRAEEFTRIGDEYIAQQKEEAQKRLQAGEAFLAENQKQPGVVTTASGLQYLVLTEGHGRQPGLNDRVKIKYRGAFIDGTEFVSTERFSGKPSTLLVRSGIPGWVEGFQLMRTGSSYRFFLHPRLAYGEIGQKPDIPPNATLIYDVELVEIMTDEE, encoded by the coding sequence ATGTCCCCGAAAATGGCCGTTTTGCTTTTGCTCTGGTTGGTTTTATCATGCAGCCGTCATGAAAAATCATCCGCTCCCACTTCGCAAAAATTAACCACCACGCGCGAAAAATTCAGCTACGCGCTCGGCTACGATTTCGGCCCGAATATGGAACATATCAAATCCGGCGTCGACCTCCAATTCTTCATGCGCGGCCTCGAAGATTATTTGAATAAAAAGGAAGCGCTGGTGCCGATGGAAGAGCGCCAGCGCCTGCGGGCCGAGGAATTTACGCGCATCGGCGACGAATATATCGCCCAGCAAAAAGAAGAAGCGCAGAAAAGGCTGCAAGCCGGCGAAGCCTTTCTCGCCGAAAACCAAAAGCAGCCCGGCGTCGTCACCACCGCCAGCGGCTTGCAATATCTGGTTTTGACGGAGGGCCACGGCCGCCAGCCCGGTTTAAATGATCGCGTCAAAATCAAATATCGCGGCGCTTTTATCGACGGCACGGAATTCGTCAGTACGGAAAGGTTTTCGGGAAAACCCTCGACGCTGCTCGTCCGAAGCGGCATTCCCGGTTGGGTCGAAGGCTTTCAACTCATGCGCACTGGCAGCAGCTATCGTTTCTTTCTTCATCCCCGCCTGGCCTATGGAGAAATCGGCCAAAAACCCGACATCCCGCCGAACGCCACCTTGATTTATGATGTCGAATTGGTGGAAATCATGACCGACGAGGAATAA
- a CDS encoding Uma2 family endonuclease — protein sequence MATTIVPTLPPRQNVHREKSLAAGGVLQREEEYLPESDGKPMAETDRHRDQMVDLLHALQEHFRENPQVYVSGNIFVYYLDENGDRQSVSPDILVVFGVEKKERRIYKIDEEGKGPEVVIELTSPSTKVEDLVTKHYIYANLGVREYFLFDPYGETAQPPLRGFRLKGGEYVPIAGNVLTSEVLGLVLKVEENELRLYHPETSERLRTPAEAEAARREAEAARQQAEAARQQAEAARQQAEAARQQAEAARQQAEAARREAEVARRQAEALAEKESAARQAAETELARLQKELAKLQAKS from the coding sequence ATGGCCACAACGATTGTACCAACTCTTCCGCCGCGCCAAAATGTTCATCGTGAGAAAAGTCTCGCTGCTGGCGGTGTCTTGCAGCGCGAAGAAGAGTATCTCCCGGAATCGGATGGGAAACCCATGGCTGAAACCGATCGTCATCGCGACCAGATGGTGGACTTGCTGCATGCCTTGCAAGAACACTTCCGCGAGAATCCGCAGGTCTATGTGAGCGGCAATATTTTCGTTTATTATCTCGATGAAAATGGAGATCGCCAGTCGGTCTCGCCGGATATTTTGGTGGTGTTTGGCGTGGAGAAAAAGGAGCGCCGCATCTACAAAATCGACGAAGAAGGCAAAGGGCCGGAGGTCGTCATCGAGTTGACATCCCCCAGCACCAAAGTCGAAGATTTGGTGACGAAACATTACATCTACGCCAATCTCGGCGTTCGGGAATATTTTCTTTTCGATCCTTATGGCGAAACTGCTCAACCGCCTTTGCGCGGTTTCCGGCTCAAAGGTGGCGAATACGTGCCGATAGCCGGAAATGTGCTCACTAGTGAAGTTCTGGGATTGGTGTTAAAAGTCGAAGAAAACGAACTGCGGCTGTACCATCCTGAAACCAGTGAACGTTTGCGAACTCCGGCAGAAGCTGAAGCCGCGCGACGCGAAGCCGAAGCCGCACGCCAACAGGCCGAAGCCGCGCGCCAACAGGCCGAAGCCGCGCGCCAACAGGCCGAAGCCGCGCGCCAACAGGCCGAAGCCGCGCGCCAACAGGCCGAAGCCGCGCGACGGGAAGCTGAAGTTGCACGACGCCAAGCCGAAGCCTTAGCAGAAAAAGAATCAGCCGCGCGGCAAGCTGCTGAAACAGAACTCGCGCGCCTGCAAAAAGAGCTGGCGAAACTGCAAGCGAAATCATGA
- a CDS encoding gluconokinase — protein sequence MIIILMGVSGAGKTVIGRLLAEALGWPFYDGDDFHPEANIKKMRSGIPLDDDDRDLWLATLRRLIEQQLQNGANAILACSALKQRYRDRLQQGRPEEIRFVYLKGEFALIQQRLQERRDHFMNPNLLQSQFETLEEPEGVLTVDVMQEPTVIVDLIKRGLS from the coding sequence ATGATTATCATCCTCATGGGCGTTTCCGGCGCCGGCAAAACGGTGATCGGGCGGCTTTTGGCCGAGGCGCTCGGTTGGCCGTTTTATGACGGCGACGATTTTCATCCTGAAGCGAATATCAAAAAGATGCGTAGCGGCATTCCCCTTGATGATGATGATCGTGACTTGTGGTTGGCAACCTTGCGACGACTGATCGAGCAACAACTTCAAAACGGCGCGAATGCCATTTTAGCCTGTTCGGCGCTCAAGCAAAGATATCGCGACCGGCTGCAGCAAGGCCGGCCGGAGGAGATTCGATTCGTGTATTTAAAAGGGGAATTCGCCCTCATACAACAGCGTTTGCAGGAGCGGCGAGACCATTTTATGAACCCGAACCTTTTGCAAAGCCAATTTGAGACGCTGGAGGAGCCGGAGGGCGTGCTCACCGTCGACGTGATGCAAGAGCCAACGGTGATTGTCGATTTGATCAAGCGCGGATTATCATGA
- a CDS encoding GntP family permease, whose product MPIFVALAGILLLLFLVIRVKLQAFVALLLVSVLAGIAVGMPLINVLDSIKKGMGETLGFVAVVVGLGAMLGQLLEVSGGVERLAQELLKKFGEAKAQWALALSGFIVAIPIFFDVGFIIIVPLVHGLARKTGRSLLYYGIPLVVGLAATHAFVPPTPGPIAVAELLRADLGWVILFGVIAGIPAVIIAGPLFARYLAARIPATVPDYFQLENQKRADDKELPRFGTVAGIIFIPLLLIILNTVSSAWLEPGATRSFLAFVGHPFVALILATLLAFYLLGVRRGYSHEEVRKIATKALEPAGIIILVTGAGGVFKQVLIDSGVGNVLGKMMAASPLPPILLAFIAAAIIRITQGSATVAMITAAGIMSPVVTTLQMHGPVLGLMVVAIAAGASIMSHVNDSGFWLINRYFGLSEKDTLRSWTVAVTLMSLVGFAVVFVLALLIAI is encoded by the coding sequence ATGCCCATCTTCGTTGCCCTCGCGGGAATTTTACTTCTCCTTTTCCTCGTCATCCGCGTCAAGCTGCAAGCCTTCGTCGCGTTGCTTTTGGTAAGCGTGCTCGCCGGCATCGCCGTGGGAATGCCGTTGATCAACGTCCTGGACTCGATTAAAAAAGGAATGGGGGAGACGCTCGGATTCGTCGCCGTCGTCGTCGGATTGGGAGCGATGCTGGGGCAACTGCTGGAAGTTTCCGGCGGCGTCGAACGGCTGGCGCAGGAATTGTTGAAAAAATTCGGCGAGGCCAAGGCGCAGTGGGCGCTGGCGTTGAGCGGTTTCATCGTGGCCATCCCGATTTTTTTCGATGTCGGCTTCATCATCATCGTGCCGCTGGTGCACGGCTTGGCGCGCAAAACCGGCCGTTCGCTGCTTTATTACGGCATTCCGCTGGTGGTCGGATTGGCGGCGACGCACGCCTTCGTGCCACCGACGCCCGGCCCGATAGCCGTGGCGGAATTGCTGCGGGCCGATCTCGGCTGGGTGATTTTGTTCGGTGTCATCGCGGGAATTCCGGCGGTGATTATCGCCGGCCCGTTGTTCGCGCGATATCTTGCGGCGCGCATTCCCGCCACCGTGCCGGATTATTTTCAGCTTGAAAATCAGAAGCGCGCTGATGACAAGGAATTGCCGCGCTTCGGAACCGTCGCCGGCATTATTTTCATTCCCCTCTTGCTGATTATTTTAAATACCGTGTCCAGCGCCTGGTTGGAACCCGGGGCAACGCGAAGCTTTCTCGCCTTCGTCGGACATCCGTTTGTGGCGCTCATTCTGGCAACGCTGCTGGCTTTTTATTTGTTGGGCGTGCGGCGCGGGTATTCGCACGAAGAAGTCCGGAAAATCGCCACCAAAGCACTGGAGCCGGCCGGCATCATCATTTTGGTCACCGGCGCCGGCGGTGTTTTCAAACAGGTTTTGATCGATTCCGGCGTCGGCAACGTTTTGGGCAAAATGATGGCGGCTTCGCCTTTGCCGCCGATTTTGCTCGCGTTCATCGCGGCCGCGATTATTCGCATCACCCAGGGTTCCGCGACGGTGGCGATGATCACCGCTGCCGGCATCATGTCGCCGGTCGTGACCACGCTCCAGATGCATGGCCCGGTTTTGGGCTTGATGGTGGTGGCGATTGCCGCCGGCGCGTCAATCATGTCACACGTCAACGACTCTGGCTTTTGGCTGATCAATCGTTATTTCGGCTTGAGCGAAAAAGATACCCTGCGTTCGTGGACCGTGGCGGTGACGTTGATGTCGCTGGTGGGGTTTGCTGTGGTTTTTGTACTGGCGTTGCTTATTGCAATTTGA